The window TGCGGGCTGATGGGCGCGACCTCCTCATCAGTGGAGTGATGAAGGACATCTACCGCGTGCTGCGGGATTCCGGCATGGTGGAAGTCATCGGCAAAGACAACCTCTTCCCCTCCAGCCCCAGCAACCCAAATGTGGCCACCCGCAACGCGCTGAAACGTGCACAGCAGATTCTGGGCACTACCGAGGCTGAGGTGAAGATCTTCTTTGACCCCGGCAAGAAGAAGGAGGCGTAACCTCTTCCCATGCGAGGTGTGCGAAAAGAAAATCTGCCGGTCAAGCTTTGCAGCGTCTGCCAGCGCCCTTTCACGTGGCGGAAGAAATGGGAAAAGGTGTGGGAGGAGGTACGCTACTGCAGTGAAGCCTGCCGGAGAAAAAAGGTGCCCAGCAACTCGGCTGCTACACCCACAGCCCGCCCTGTTGACTCGAGCTCCAGATTGAAGGATAACCCCCAAAGAACATGAACGATCTGGAACGACGCATCCTCGCCGCCCAAGGCTATGTGGAGCTAGGTCTCCATGAAGAGGCCCAGGCAGAGCTGGCGCATTTGCCCCCCTCTGCTGCCCAGCGTGCTGACGTCATCGAACTCAGCGTGCTCTGCCACATGGGGGACCGCCGCTGGGCCGAAGCCCTGGCGCTGACCCAAAAACTCTGCGCGCTGGAACCCGAAGAACCCGGCGGCTTCATCCACGCTGCCTATTGCCTGCATGAGCTGGGCCGCACCACCGAGGCGCTGGATTTGCTGGCCCGCGGCCCCGCAGCCTTGCGGACCAAACCGGTCTATTACTACAATCTGGGCTGCTACCTCGCCTGCCTGGGGGAAGATGAAAAAGCCCTGAATTTGCTGAAGCAATCCTTTGAAATGGATGGCAGTCTGCGCAGCCACGCCCGCAAAGATCCCGACCTGGACCGACTGCGAGCGAAGCTAGACAAGAACTGAAATGCATTCCATCTCGCCCACTGCCAAAACCGCCATCACCGAATGGTTCGAAGAGAACTTCCGCACGCGCGGTGAACTAGGAGCCTCGGTTTCCATCTGGCAGAACGGTGTGGAAGTGCTGTCGCTGGCCCAGGGCCATTGCGACCGCCAAAGCACCCGGCCCTGGGATTCCCGCACCCTGGCCCCCGTCTTTTCCTCCACCAAAGCTCCGGCCGCCGTCTGCTGCCTGATGGCCCTGGAGGAGGCCGGATTGCCGCTGGACTGCGCTGTCTCCGAGGTCTGGCCTGAGTTTGTGGGAGCGGGCAAGGGGGGCATGCAGTTTGCTCATCTACTCTCCCATACAGCAGGTCTGTGTGCGCTGGACGAGCGTGTGCCCATCTTCAATTATGAAGCCGTCGTGGAGGCCCTGGAACGTCAAACACCTCTCTGGGAACCCGGCACCCGCCAGGGCTACCACGCCCGCACCTTTGGCTTTCTGATGGATGAAATCGTCCGCCGCATTACCGGGGTGGATTCCCTGGGCGTCTATTTCCGTGAGACCTTCGGAGAGCCGATGGATCTGGATTTCTGGATCGGCCTACCGGAGGAGCACTGGGGCCGCGTCTCGCCTGTGTATCCCGGAAAAATCAGCATCGCCAACAGCGACCAGCCTTTCCTCAAAGCCTACAATGCAGGGGGTACCCTGACACAGCGCACCTTTACCAGCCCCTTTGGCCTCAATGCCGTGAGCGAGTTCAACACCCCTGCCCTCTGGTCCCCTGGCTTTGCCAGCATGGGCGGTGTGGGCAGCGCGCGCGGCCTGGGCAAATTTTATGCCATGCTGGCCCAGGGCGGCACATGGAACGGCAGCCGCCTGGTTTCTGAATCCATTGTTAGGCAGCTCAGCCACACGCTCTCAGAAGAAGAGGACAGCGTGCTCCTCACCCCCATCGCTTTTGGCGCTGGAGTGATGAAGGATCCAGTGAATCCGGACCCACGGTACGATGGAGCGAAACTGCGCCAACACTACGGCCAAAGCCAGAGCGCCTTTGGCCATCCCGGCGCAGGCGGCAGCCTGTCTCTCGCCGATCCTGAAAACGGCATCGCCCTAGCCTACGTGATGAATCAGATGGAAGTCGGCGCACTGCCCGGTGACAAGGTGCTCGGCATGGTGGAGCGGCTCTACTGGTGAGAGCCCCATCAAGAAGCGTGAACACCCTGCCCACGCTTCCTGACAGCCGTTAGGTATCCAGTTGGTAACGCTTGCGCTTGCGGTAAAGCGTCGCGGCATCAATGCCCAGTACCTCCGCCGCTTCCTGTAGGGAATCAGTGATGGCCATGACACGGCGGATGTGTTCGCATTCAAGCTTCTCAATGCTCACCCGCTGCCCCACCTCGGCCCCATGATCATGGCCATTGAGGGTGGTGCTGCCACCAGCCTCCGGCAGATCGCGAGGCGTGATTTCATCGCCTTCGGCAAGGATGACTGCACGCTCAATCGCATTGCGCAGCTCGCGGATGTTGCCAGGCCAAGGATGATTGCGCAGGGCCAAATAAGCAGCCGGACTGAAGCGGCGGACCTTGCGGCGGAACTGATCGGCAAAGAACTTCAGGAAGCTGTCCGCACAGGCGAAGAGATCTTCCGGACGTTCCCGCAGGGGCGGCATCGTGGCCGAGATGACATTGAGACGGTAGAACAAATCCTCGCGGAAACGACCCTCGCTGGACCACTGCTTCAGGTCGCGGTTGGTCGCGGCGATCACACGTACATTCGCCTTGCGAGGCGTTGTTTCGCCTAGCCGTTCATACTCTCGCTCCTGCAGCAGGCGGAGAAGTTTTGGCTGAATCTCCAAGGGTAGCTCGCCGATTTCATCGAGGAATAAAGTGCCACCTTCCGCAGCCTTTACCTTCCCCCAGGTGTCACGCATGGCTCCTGTGAAGGAGCCTTTGACGTGGCCGAAGAGATCGCTTTCCAGCAGTTCACGGGACAGGCTGGGGCAGCTCACCGTTACGAAGGGCTTGTCACGAAACGGACTCTGTTCATGGATGGCGCGGGCGATCATGCTTTTGCCTGTGCCGCTTTCACCCAGAATCAGAATGGAGGCCTGGGTATCTGCCGCACGGAAAAGCACATCAATCTGGCGCTGGAGTCCGGGATTCTTTGACATCACCTGCGGAGGAGGTGTGTGCGTGCGGACTTCAGTGGTCAGTTCTTCCACCTTGCGCTCTAGCGTACGCAGCGTGGCGATGCGCTTGAGGGCCTGGCGAAGCTGGTCCGGGCTGAAGGGCTTTTCCAGAAAGTCCACAGCACCTAGGCGAGTCGCCTCAATGGCATTCGGGATGGTAGCATTCGCCGTGAAGATCACCACATGCACGCTGGGGTGTTCCCGGCGGATGGTTTCCAATATTTGCAAGCCACTCTCTTCCCCAAGATAGAGGTCCAAAAGTACGAGATCAAAAGAGGATTCTTTGAGACTGCGCAGGGCCACGGCTCCGGTTTCAGCAGTTTCTACGTAGTGGCCGGCGGCGTCGAGGGCCAGGCTAGTCGCCCGGCGGATGCTGGCTTCGTCATCAACGATGAGGATGTCCATAGGTTAGGGTGGGGGGGTTGGTTGGTTGAAAATAGTTAGGCCGCAGAAGTGACCAGCGGCAGGGTCAGCCGGGCGATGCAGCCCTGGCCTGTTGGGAGGTTGTCCACAGTGAGCTTGGCACCCATTCGGTCGGCACCGCGCTTGGCGATCGCCAGGCCGAGACCGGTGGAAGATTCACCACCAGTGGGGCGGGCGCTCAGTCGGGTGTAATCCTGGAAAATGCGCGCCAAGTCACTTTCAGTAAAGCCAGGGCCTTCATCCTCGATATCAATGATGAAGCGCTCATTTTCGCTGTAGATTCGGGACACGATCTGGCTGCCCAGCGGCGAAAACTTCACCGCGTTGCTCATGAGGTTGTCCACGATCTGCCGCACGGTAAATAAATCCCCACTTGCGTGCAAAGGTGTCTCAGAAAGCTGGACGGAGAGGGTGGTATTTTTACGCTTGGCTGTCGGATACCAAGCCGTGAGCATTTCTTTGATCTGCTCGCCAGAGATAGGCACGGTGGTCATGCGCTCATGCTCGGTCTCCTTCGCACGGTTGTTCAGGAAGCGGTCAATGAACTTCAGCATCTGGTCGCAGGTCGTGATGATATGGCCTGTGAGGTCGCTGGCAGTGACGATCTTTTCCGGAGGCAGCTCCAGCAATGTCTGTGCGCTGAAACGGATGGCACCGAGAGGATTCTTCAAATCATGGGCCACCATGCTGACGATGTTTTCCCGCTCACGGAGGATGCGTGTAGTGGTCTCACGGGCACGCTGCAGATCCACCTGGGTGCGCACACGGGCCAGCAGCTCGGCCTTGTTAAAGGGCTTGGTGATGTAGTCCACACCGCCTGCCTCCAGCCCACGGACGATGGTTTCTGAATCGTTGGCCGCCGAGACGAAGATCACCGGCAGTCCCGCCGTGTCTGGGTGCTCACGCAACCTCTTGCAGACCGCAAAGCCATCCACATCCGGCATCACCACATCCAGAAGCACGAGGTCTGGCAGCCGGGCCGCGATGCGCTGCAGGGCCTGTGCCCCGCTGGTGGCGGGGATTACTTCATAACCTTCACGGGTGAGCACCGTGCCCACCACTTGAATGTTCTGCATCTGATCATCCACCACCAGCACGACTCCGCGTGCGGTGCTGGGGGATAGGGGGGGCTGGGGATCCACAATCATGAGGGGTCTTTTTTGTTTCCGGTGATCCGGCGTGAAAATGCGGAGAAATCGCGAAGCAGACGCTCGACCTGATCCAGTTCAAAAGCCTCGGCTGCACCAAAAAGGGCGCTCGCATAGCGGGCCAGCGGAGGGCAGTCATGCCGCGCTGCTTCACGGTGCAACTGATGGCCAAAAGTGGCGATTTCAAGCATGGGGAACGTGTCCAAAAACCGGCTGACATCACCCTCTTCCCAGATGTGCAACTGTGCGGTGAGACCAGGCCAGGCGGCGGTAGTGCTGGCATCAAACGACTCCAGGATGCTGGTGGGAAAATCCTCCGCCTGGGGCACCTGCGGCCGCGGTGTGGTAAACCGGAAGGTGGCGTGCCCCAGCACCCCCTCAAGCTCATGATAGAGCTGACTCTGATGGAAGGGCTTGCGCAGATAACCGTCGAACATTTCCTTCAGCCGTGCCGAT is drawn from Prosthecobacter algae and contains these coding sequences:
- a CDS encoding DUF2256 domain-containing protein is translated as MRGVRKENLPVKLCSVCQRPFTWRKKWEKVWEEVRYCSEACRRKKVPSNSAATPTARPVDSSSRLKDNPQRT
- a CDS encoding serine hydrolase domain-containing protein, translated to MHSISPTAKTAITEWFEENFRTRGELGASVSIWQNGVEVLSLAQGHCDRQSTRPWDSRTLAPVFSSTKAPAAVCCLMALEEAGLPLDCAVSEVWPEFVGAGKGGMQFAHLLSHTAGLCALDERVPIFNYEAVVEALERQTPLWEPGTRQGYHARTFGFLMDEIVRRITGVDSLGVYFRETFGEPMDLDFWIGLPEEHWGRVSPVYPGKISIANSDQPFLKAYNAGGTLTQRTFTSPFGLNAVSEFNTPALWSPGFASMGGVGSARGLGKFYAMLAQGGTWNGSRLVSESIVRQLSHTLSEEEDSVLLTPIAFGAGVMKDPVNPDPRYDGAKLRQHYGQSQSAFGHPGAGGSLSLADPENGIALAYVMNQMEVGALPGDKVLGMVERLYW
- a CDS encoding sigma-54 dependent transcriptional regulator, with the protein product MDILIVDDEASIRRATSLALDAAGHYVETAETGAVALRSLKESSFDLVLLDLYLGEESGLQILETIRREHPSVHVVIFTANATIPNAIEATRLGAVDFLEKPFSPDQLRQALKRIATLRTLERKVEELTTEVRTHTPPPQVMSKNPGLQRQIDVLFRAADTQASILILGESGTGKSMIARAIHEQSPFRDKPFVTVSCPSLSRELLESDLFGHVKGSFTGAMRDTWGKVKAAEGGTLFLDEIGELPLEIQPKLLRLLQEREYERLGETTPRKANVRVIAATNRDLKQWSSEGRFREDLFYRLNVISATMPPLRERPEDLFACADSFLKFFADQFRRKVRRFSPAAYLALRNHPWPGNIRELRNAIERAVILAEGDEITPRDLPEAGGSTTLNGHDHGAEVGQRVSIEKLECEHIRRVMAITDSLQEAAEVLGIDAATLYRKRKRYQLDT
- a CDS encoding TPR end-of-group domain-containing protein, producing the protein MNDLERRILAAQGYVELGLHEEAQAELAHLPPSAAQRADVIELSVLCHMGDRRWAEALALTQKLCALEPEEPGGFIHAAYCLHELGRTTEALDLLARGPAALRTKPVYYYNLGCYLACLGEDEKALNLLKQSFEMDGSLRSHARKDPDLDRLRAKLDKN
- a CDS encoding hybrid sensor histidine kinase/response regulator gives rise to the protein MIVDPQPPLSPSTARGVVLVVDDQMQNIQVVGTVLTREGYEVIPATSGAQALQRIAARLPDLVLLDVVMPDVDGFAVCKRLREHPDTAGLPVIFVSAANDSETIVRGLEAGGVDYITKPFNKAELLARVRTQVDLQRARETTTRILRERENIVSMVAHDLKNPLGAIRFSAQTLLELPPEKIVTASDLTGHIITTCDQMLKFIDRFLNNRAKETEHERMTTVPISGEQIKEMLTAWYPTAKRKNTTLSVQLSETPLHASGDLFTVRQIVDNLMSNAVKFSPLGSQIVSRIYSENERFIIDIEDEGPGFTESDLARIFQDYTRLSARPTGGESSTGLGLAIAKRGADRMGAKLTVDNLPTGQGCIARLTLPLVTSAA